The proteins below come from a single Verrucomicrobiota bacterium genomic window:
- a CDS encoding prepilin-type N-terminal cleavage/methylation domain-containing protein, translated as MNCKTLPLSGLRRGFTLIELLTVISIIGVLAGLLIPAVSKAKVKAQVARAKTEIKGIEASIASYEAHYHRYPSSPAARRAASPDFTYGTAHDAEGDGSFIILNDKKGRPLASIGNNDLRLYQNSNSEVVGILRNLTKFRDGRENTANRNSSQNPDKTDFLNAKDVEGFLPGGIGQDGVYRDPWGAPYIISIDLNADGKCQDGFYRKQAVSMISGNKGRNGLSRLNGVDTFESSSPIMVWSLGPDGKADDKISGDLGVNKDNIVSW; from the coding sequence ATGAACTGTAAAACACTACCTCTTTCCGGGCTTCGCCGCGGCTTTACGCTCATCGAGCTGTTGACGGTGATCAGCATCATCGGGGTGCTGGCGGGTTTGCTCATCCCGGCCGTTTCAAAAGCCAAGGTCAAAGCACAAGTGGCGCGGGCCAAGACCGAAATCAAGGGAATCGAGGCCTCCATCGCAAGCTACGAGGCACATTATCACCGATACCCGTCGTCTCCTGCCGCCCGCAGAGCCGCCAGCCCTGACTTTACCTACGGCACCGCGCACGACGCCGAAGGAGACGGGAGTTTCATCATTCTGAACGACAAAAAGGGCAGGCCCCTCGCCTCGATCGGCAATAACGATCTAAGGCTGTATCAGAATAGCAACTCGGAGGTGGTCGGCATCCTGCGGAACCTCACCAAGTTCCGAGATGGACGCGAAAACACCGCCAATCGCAACTCGTCTCAGAACCCGGACAAGACCGACTTTCTCAACGCCAAGGACGTCGAAGGATTTCTGCCCGGTGGGATCGGACAAGACGGCGTCTATCGCGATCCCTGGGGCGCTCCTTACATCATTTCCATCGATCTGAACGCCGATGGCAAATGTCAGGACGGATTCTACCGCAAACAAGCCGTTTCGATGATTTCCGGCAACAAAGGACGCAACGGATTGTCGCGTTTGAACGGAGTGGACACGTTTGAATCCAGTTCGCCCATCATGGTCTGGTCGTTGGGGCCGGACGGCAAAGCCGACGACAAGATCTCCGGTGACTTGGGCGTGAATAAGGATAACATCGTAAGCTGGTGA
- a CDS encoding efflux RND transporter periplasmic adaptor subunit: MLMMSSERGGGMVKWLVVLALLGGAGWGGYLYWQKPKTDVPELKKSKVARGNVTQSVTANGSITPVRLVEVGSQISGVITKLKVDFNDKVKSGDVIAQIDPATYERALGQSEAELANSQAAQELAQLNFERGKELFTGNLISKSEYDQLRVSLSQAQANVKTRQANVERAKVDLSRTTIYAPMDGVVISRKVEEGQTVAASMNAPTLFVMANDLTKMRIEAAVSEADVGGLEEGQAVQFTVDAFPGRNFQGKVQQVRFAPTTNQNVVTYITVVEVDNKDMKLRPGMTANAKFITAERRNALTIPMAAARFKPPAGFAVAGATNAAPGAPSAAAGTGAVTLIESGPFAGLPVMPWTTGGERRRPTDQERADYMASLTPDQKTKYEKIMTDMRARFAQRGGGGGGGGGGGGGEGGGGFGGGGGFGGGGGGGERRRSTESEGPRTATLYLVEQEKMPGGGEREILKPVTVKLGISDGTNIEVLEGLNEGDTVASGTVVAATAAAPASPLANPFGPQRRR; encoded by the coding sequence ATGCTTATGATGTCGAGTGAACGTGGTGGCGGCATGGTGAAATGGCTGGTCGTCTTGGCCTTGCTGGGCGGCGCGGGTTGGGGGGGGTATCTGTATTGGCAGAAGCCAAAAACCGACGTCCCCGAGTTGAAGAAATCGAAAGTGGCCCGCGGGAACGTAACCCAATCCGTGACCGCAAATGGCTCGATCACTCCCGTGCGATTGGTCGAGGTCGGGAGCCAGATCTCGGGAGTCATCACCAAGCTGAAGGTGGACTTCAACGACAAAGTCAAATCCGGTGACGTCATTGCCCAGATCGATCCTGCCACTTACGAGAGAGCTCTGGGGCAGTCCGAGGCGGAACTGGCGAACTCCCAGGCGGCTCAGGAACTCGCCCAGCTCAATTTCGAACGGGGCAAGGAACTCTTCACCGGCAACCTGATTTCAAAATCCGAGTATGATCAGCTCCGGGTCAGTCTAAGCCAAGCCCAGGCGAACGTGAAAACCCGCCAGGCCAACGTAGAACGCGCCAAAGTCGATCTCAGCCGCACCACCATTTACGCGCCGATGGACGGTGTCGTGATCTCTCGTAAAGTCGAGGAAGGCCAGACCGTCGCCGCCAGCATGAACGCTCCCACCCTTTTTGTCATGGCCAACGACTTGACGAAAATGCGCATCGAAGCCGCCGTATCGGAAGCCGACGTCGGTGGACTTGAAGAAGGACAGGCCGTGCAATTCACGGTCGACGCCTTTCCCGGACGCAACTTCCAAGGCAAGGTCCAGCAAGTCCGCTTCGCCCCCACCACCAATCAAAACGTGGTCACTTACATCACGGTGGTCGAAGTGGATAACAAGGACATGAAGTTGCGACCCGGCATGACCGCCAACGCGAAGTTCATCACTGCCGAGCGAAGAAACGCACTCACGATCCCCATGGCGGCAGCGCGTTTCAAGCCGCCCGCCGGCTTTGCCGTTGCGGGTGCCACGAACGCAGCTCCGGGAGCGCCTTCTGCGGCGGCCGGAACCGGTGCCGTCACGTTGATCGAAAGCGGACCCTTTGCGGGATTGCCCGTCATGCCTTGGACCACCGGCGGGGAACGGCGCCGTCCAACCGATCAGGAACGCGCCGATTACATGGCCTCCCTGACGCCTGACCAAAAAACGAAGTATGAGAAAATCATGACCGACATGCGCGCCCGCTTTGCCCAGCGCGGCGGTGGCGGTGGGGGCGGTGGGGGCGGTGGGGGCGGTGAAGGCGGCGGGGGCTTTGGGGGTGGAGGCGGGTTCGGGGGTGGAGGCGGCGGCGGCGAGCGAAGGAGGAGCACGGAATCCGAGGGTCCACGAACCGCAACCCTCTACCTGGTTGAGCAAGAGAAGATGCCCGGGGGAGGCGAACGGGAGATCCTCAAACCGGTGACCGTCAAACTGGGGATCAGCGACGGGACAAACATCGAAGTGCTGGAGGGATTGAACGAGGGAGACACGGTCGCCAGCGGAACCGTGGTCGCCGCGACCGCGGCAGCACCGGCCAGTCCCCTGGCCAATCCGTTCGGGCCACAACGTCGCCGCTAA
- a CDS encoding prepilin-type N-terminal cleavage/methylation domain-containing protein: MNLHLPLSARSGRGLRLAFSLIELLVVMVIIGILARIALPAFKGLGQGNVSASANRQLLDELAFARLTAINERTTVYMVFVPLLSQADAQAHRVKLRTPRQLRQMTNVLGKQLTGYALFTKRGVGSQPGQLSPRYLTEWKALPEGMVFQQGKFVPATGRMNVYQKPFWFDAFPFPSADAPEFRLPYLAFNSSGQLVGSQDEIIPLSRGTVFFGRDAEGNAVGQADVDISPKDNTNSVLRVGWLTGRANVIKPVLP; this comes from the coding sequence ATGAATCTTCACCTCCCACTCTCCGCCCGGTCCGGGCGCGGGCTCCGGCTCGCGTTCAGTTTGATCGAGTTGCTCGTGGTGATGGTGATCATCGGCATTCTGGCGAGGATCGCACTGCCGGCGTTCAAAGGATTGGGGCAGGGCAATGTCTCCGCCTCCGCGAATCGACAATTGCTGGACGAACTGGCTTTCGCCCGCCTCACCGCCATCAACGAGCGGACCACGGTTTACATGGTCTTCGTGCCGTTGTTGAGCCAGGCCGACGCCCAGGCTCATCGCGTCAAGTTGCGCACCCCGCGCCAGCTCCGGCAAATGACCAATGTGTTAGGCAAGCAACTGACGGGCTATGCCCTCTTCACCAAGCGGGGGGTAGGTTCACAGCCAGGCCAGTTGAGCCCGCGCTATCTTACCGAGTGGAAAGCATTGCCGGAAGGAATGGTTTTTCAGCAGGGAAAGTTCGTACCGGCTACCGGCAGGATGAACGTCTATCAGAAGCCGTTCTGGTTTGATGCATTCCCGTTTCCGTCCGCCGATGCACCGGAATTCAGGCTGCCCTATCTCGCGTTCAATTCGTCCGGCCAGCTCGTGGGTTCCCAGGATGAGATTATCCCTCTCAGCCGCGGGACCGTGTTTTTCGGCCGCGATGCCGAGGGCAACGCCGTGGGGCAGGCGGACGTGGACATTTCACCGAAGGATAATACGAACTCCGTGCTGCGCGTCGGCTGGCTGACGGGGCGCGCGAACGTGATCAAACCCGTGCTGCCATGA
- a CDS encoding ABC transporter ATP-binding protein, producing MDPIIKLEDYRRTYRNGSLEVHAVRGVNLSIFPGEFVAIMGASGSGKSTMMNTIGCLDRPTGGKYLLDGVDINSLNRDQLADLRNQKLGFVFQGFNLLTRTSASENVELPMLYTRPPIPAQEQRIRALEALKMVGLADRGDHHPNQLSGGQQQRVAIARALVNRPRVLLADEPTGNLDTRTSIEVMGVFQSLNDQGITIVMVTHELDIARFAKRKVVMRDGLIKTDEAVADRSFAAEELGKLEAEQKAVHLD from the coding sequence ATGGATCCCATCATCAAGCTGGAGGATTACCGGCGAACCTATCGCAATGGCAGCTTGGAAGTTCATGCCGTGCGCGGGGTGAACTTGAGCATTTTCCCGGGCGAATTCGTCGCGATCATGGGCGCCAGTGGATCCGGCAAATCGACCATGATGAATACCATCGGGTGCTTGGACCGGCCCACCGGCGGGAAATATTTGCTCGACGGAGTGGATATCAACTCGCTGAACCGCGATCAGTTGGCGGACTTGCGGAACCAGAAGCTCGGCTTCGTTTTTCAAGGGTTCAATCTGCTGACCCGCACTTCCGCCAGCGAAAACGTCGAACTCCCCATGCTTTACACCCGACCTCCCATCCCGGCTCAAGAACAACGAATCCGGGCTTTGGAGGCGTTGAAAATGGTGGGGCTTGCCGATCGCGGGGATCATCATCCCAATCAGTTGTCCGGCGGACAACAGCAGCGCGTGGCCATCGCTCGCGCCCTGGTGAACCGTCCCCGGGTATTGCTGGCCGACGAACCCACCGGAAACTTGGATACCCGCACCAGCATCGAGGTCATGGGAGTTTTTCAGTCCCTCAATGACCAAGGGATTACCATCGTGATGGTGACCCACGAGCTCGATATTGCCCGGTTCGCCAAGCGCAAGGTCGTCATGCGCGACGGCCTCATCAAGACGGACGAAGCCGTGGCCGATCGCTCCTTCGCGGCCGAGGAACTGGGCAAACTGGAGGCGGAGCAAAAAGCGGTTCATCTGGACTGA
- a CDS encoding ABC-F family ATP-binding cassette domain-containing protein yields the protein MGTLIAANEISVAFDHRVVLDRASLAIHEGDRVGLVGRNGCGKTTFLRLLAGERIPDDGEITRRRELVVGYLPQDFALDPAATVHENVRAGARHVIDLIGEFEALPHDSPRHADLEHRIQALEGWTLDQRLATAMARLNCPRPDARVGPLSGGEKRRVALCRALVARPDCLILDEPTNHLDPDAIEWVAEFLEEFRGAFLVVTHDRYFLDRVVHRMVELANGKFFSHEGNYSEYLLAKAERESSDASVERKRQAFLRRELEWVRAGVRAQRRKSKIRFERYDEVAANEGVRVEADMELVIPPPPPLGNRVVDITNLGVELGGKRLIRNFSFSFENGRRVGVVGRNGLGKTTFLKVILGEIEPIEGTVKPGSLTRFNYVDQGRMQLREEFTALEEVSDGTEFVIWGEARLSLRAYLKRFLFDDDRMTTRVKYLSGGERSRLLLARILKNGGNFLILDEPTNDLDLSTLRVLEEALIAFPGAVLVVSHDRYFLNRVCTDVLAFEGEGRVAHSVGDYDYYLEKRARMEAGSARKIETDRRAGTQSAPTSNLTAKPRRPGKLSFQEGRELEGMEGRILEVEAEIARIEGLFASPDFYRTHTTQAKTMTETLDKQRQTLAQLYLRWEELEQIKAGS from the coding sequence ATGGGAACCTTGATCGCCGCGAACGAGATCTCCGTCGCCTTCGACCACCGGGTCGTTCTCGACCGGGCCTCCCTGGCCATTCACGAAGGCGACCGGGTGGGGTTGGTTGGACGCAACGGTTGCGGCAAGACCACCTTTCTGCGGTTGCTGGCCGGCGAGCGAATTCCCGACGATGGCGAAATCACCCGCCGCCGTGAGTTGGTGGTCGGTTACCTTCCGCAGGACTTCGCCCTTGATCCCGCCGCCACGGTGCATGAGAACGTGCGTGCCGGCGCCCGCCACGTGATCGACCTGATCGGGGAATTCGAAGCCTTGCCTCACGACTCCCCCCGCCACGCCGACCTTGAGCATCGTATTCAGGCGCTGGAGGGATGGACCCTCGACCAGCGCCTGGCCACAGCCATGGCGCGTCTGAATTGTCCTCGTCCCGACGCGCGAGTGGGGCCGCTTTCCGGAGGCGAAAAACGGCGGGTAGCCCTCTGCCGCGCCCTCGTGGCGCGGCCTGATTGTCTCATCCTCGACGAACCGACCAACCACCTGGATCCGGATGCCATCGAATGGGTCGCGGAATTCCTCGAGGAATTCCGCGGTGCTTTTCTCGTGGTGACCCACGATCGCTATTTCCTGGATCGAGTCGTCCACCGCATGGTCGAGCTCGCGAACGGGAAATTTTTCTCTCACGAGGGGAATTACTCCGAATATCTCCTGGCCAAGGCGGAAAGGGAATCCTCGGACGCGTCGGTGGAACGGAAGAGGCAGGCGTTTCTGCGCCGGGAACTCGAATGGGTCCGGGCCGGAGTCCGAGCTCAACGTCGCAAATCGAAGATTCGCTTCGAGCGTTACGACGAGGTCGCTGCGAACGAGGGGGTTCGGGTGGAGGCGGACATGGAGTTGGTGATCCCCCCGCCGCCACCGCTTGGCAATCGCGTGGTCGATATCACCAATCTCGGAGTCGAGTTGGGTGGAAAACGGCTGATCCGGAATTTTTCTTTCTCGTTCGAGAATGGACGGCGGGTCGGTGTGGTGGGAAGAAACGGACTCGGCAAAACCACGTTTTTGAAAGTCATTCTGGGGGAAATCGAGCCGATCGAAGGAACGGTGAAGCCCGGTTCACTGACGAGATTCAATTATGTGGACCAGGGCCGGATGCAGCTTCGGGAGGAATTCACCGCCTTGGAAGAAGTCAGCGATGGCACCGAATTTGTGATTTGGGGCGAGGCCCGGCTGTCCTTGCGGGCCTACTTGAAGCGTTTCTTATTCGATGACGACCGCATGACCACGCGCGTCAAATACCTCAGCGGGGGAGAGCGGAGCCGGTTGCTCCTGGCGAGGATCCTCAAGAACGGCGGCAACTTCCTGATCCTCGACGAACCCACCAATGACCTGGATCTTTCCACGCTGCGTGTTTTGGAAGAGGCGTTGATTGCGTTTCCGGGCGCCGTGCTGGTGGTCAGCCATGACCGCTACTTTTTGAACCGGGTTTGCACCGACGTGCTGGCTTTCGAAGGAGAGGGACGGGTTGCGCACAGCGTGGGGGACTACGACTATTATCTGGAAAAACGCGCCCGAATGGAGGCTGGTTCCGCGAGGAAGATTGAAACGGATCGTAGAGCAGGAACCCAATCCGCGCCGACTTCGAACCTGACCGCGAAGCCCCGGAGACCGGGAAAACTCTCGTTTCAAGAGGGCCGGGAACTGGAGGGCATGGAGGGTCGGATTCTGGAAGTCGAAGCGGAGATTGCCCGGATTGAAGGCCTCTTCGCCTCGCCGGATTTCTACCGCACGCACACCACCCAGGCGAAAACGATGACCGAAACCCTGGACAAACAACGCCAAACGCTCGCCCAACTTTACCTGCGCTGGGAGGAACTCGAGCAGATCAAAGCAGGGAGTTGA
- a CDS encoding type II secretion system protein, translating to MAALSGKGPVAGGPEPEDFPHLRRGPACDAERTFLHRPEHLHAFGASQSIWKMSAPVSHRASKRVAGFTVIELLVAVSVLSIIVYVLFSIFNQTQKALRSNIAQVDVLESGRAAMELLIREVYEMSPTPAPLVAESELRNSFPFQINFMSYLSPRNRRSPVGIPFPPPPAVQPQEPYPALIQDLLTPPLIRNNVVQDLFFMTHQQRSWKGIGFRVLPDHTRTNDDSWRQREVRSLYRFETRAREFDVTTSTRNPGWSFLRAAPLPENDPTNFFKIADGVVHFRATALDFKGRPYDYLMRRTNAPAPLGLPANLFVNDPLYASNVYVLRDSRDFETATVFVMDALPSYVDIELGILEPKVVEQYYAIPDLNQGREFLRKQASKVHLFRKRIPIRAGNR from the coding sequence ATGGCCGCTTTATCAGGAAAAGGGCCAGTGGCGGGTGGGCCGGAACCAGAAGACTTTCCGCACCTTCGTCGCGGGCCAGCTTGTGACGCAGAACGGACTTTCCTTCATCGTCCCGAACACCTTCACGCGTTTGGAGCCTCCCAAAGCATCTGGAAAATGAGCGCCCCTGTTTCCCATCGCGCGTCCAAACGAGTGGCCGGCTTTACGGTGATCGAGCTGCTGGTGGCGGTGTCCGTGCTCTCCATCATCGTCTATGTGCTCTTCAGCATTTTCAACCAAACGCAAAAGGCGTTGCGAAGCAACATCGCCCAGGTCGATGTGCTCGAATCGGGGCGCGCCGCCATGGAGTTGCTCATTCGCGAGGTTTATGAGATGAGCCCCACGCCGGCGCCGCTGGTGGCGGAAAGCGAGCTTCGCAACAGTTTTCCATTTCAAATCAACTTCATGAGTTATTTGAGCCCGCGGAACAGGCGAAGTCCCGTGGGCATTCCCTTTCCCCCGCCCCCTGCAGTCCAGCCCCAGGAGCCTTATCCCGCGTTGATCCAGGATCTGCTGACGCCGCCCCTGATCCGGAACAATGTCGTGCAAGACCTGTTTTTCATGACCCATCAGCAGCGGAGTTGGAAAGGCATTGGCTTCCGTGTGCTGCCCGACCATACGCGGACGAATGATGATTCCTGGCGGCAACGGGAAGTGCGCTCACTGTATCGATTCGAAACGCGCGCTCGTGAATTCGACGTGACCACGTCCACCCGCAATCCGGGTTGGAGTTTTCTCCGGGCGGCGCCCCTGCCGGAGAACGACCCCACCAATTTTTTCAAGATCGCGGACGGCGTCGTTCATTTTCGAGCCACCGCCCTGGATTTCAAGGGCCGCCCGTACGATTACCTGATGCGCCGGACCAACGCCCCGGCACCCCTGGGGCTCCCGGCAAACCTGTTCGTGAACGACCCCTTGTACGCGAGCAATGTTTATGTGCTCAGAGACTCGCGCGACTTTGAAACCGCGACGGTCTTCGTCATGGACGCATTGCCCAGCTATGTGGACATCGAACTGGGAATCCTCGAGCCGAAAGTGGTCGAGCAGTATTATGCGATTCCCGATCTGAACCAGGGACGCGAATTTTTGCGTAAACAAGCCAGCAAGGTTCACCTCTTTCGCAAGCGAATCCCCATCCGCGCCGGCAACCGATGA
- a CDS encoding type II secretion system protein yields MRSLCHPIEARLGKAFTLIELLVVISIIAVLAGLTTSVAGRATSAGRISRTRGELHQLQTAIDAYQSQLNFFPPDNRMNPAVNPLFYELSGVVTTDGLTFQTKNSSEKISSTALKNYFGVEGILNQAKESRNARSYANFRSSQYAEISVNPDVEVLVAPVKMPLAIQGRTLVQPIPNKPGLNPWKYVSTSPTNNPSRYDLWVDLIIAGKTNRVGNW; encoded by the coding sequence ATGAGATCCCTTTGCCACCCCATCGAAGCTCGCCTCGGGAAGGCGTTCACGTTGATCGAGCTCCTGGTGGTGATTTCGATCATCGCGGTTCTGGCAGGATTGACCACTTCGGTCGCGGGGCGGGCGACTTCGGCGGGACGGATTTCCCGGACCCGCGGAGAGCTTCATCAGCTCCAAACCGCCATTGACGCCTATCAATCTCAATTGAATTTCTTTCCCCCGGACAACCGGATGAATCCCGCGGTCAATCCCCTGTTTTACGAATTGAGCGGGGTGGTTACGACCGATGGTTTGACTTTCCAGACCAAGAACAGTTCGGAGAAAATCTCCTCGACGGCCTTGAAAAACTATTTCGGCGTGGAAGGCATCCTGAACCAGGCCAAGGAGTCTCGAAATGCACGATCTTACGCCAACTTCAGGTCGAGTCAGTACGCCGAAATCAGCGTGAATCCCGACGTGGAAGTGCTGGTCGCCCCGGTCAAGATGCCTTTGGCGATCCAGGGACGAACCCTTGTCCAGCCCATCCCCAACAAGCCGGGGTTGAATCCATGGAAATACGTTTCAACCAGTCCGACGAACAATCCGTCCCGCTACGATCTTTGGGTAGATTTGATCATCGCGGGCAAGACCAACCGCGTGGGCAACTGGTGA
- a CDS encoding FtsX-like permease family protein, whose amino-acid sequence MFAILKTSLRAIRRNILRSFLTMLGIIVGISAVIVGVSMGAGAKAEVDKAIASMGNNLLMIFSGNMSRGGVRGGFGGQASLTDRDYEALRRDVPGVAAVSPEVRDSAQVMAGNQNTRVNVTGVSEEYADIRAWKFLSGENFTDVDVRSANKVALIGKTTATTLFGEGIDPVGQIIRIKNAPFTVVGWLAPKGANAFGSDQDDVVLVPYTSAMKRLTGDTRYRSFSVQLESPQAMTEATNEITTVLRQLHQITSDKDDDFTVRSQQDMNEFMNANNRIMTVLIGAFAGISLVVGGIGIMNIMLVSVTERTREIGIRLAVGARARDVLRQFLIEAVVLSVAGGSLGIATGYWLAPLLTKFAGFPTLISSGSVALAFGVSAVIGVVFGFFPALKAANLDPIDALRYE is encoded by the coding sequence ATGTTCGCGATCCTCAAAACTTCACTGCGCGCCATCCGGCGCAACATCTTGCGTTCATTTCTCACGATGCTGGGCATCATTGTCGGCATTTCCGCCGTCATCGTCGGCGTCAGCATGGGGGCTGGCGCCAAGGCGGAGGTGGACAAAGCCATCGCCAGCATGGGGAACAATCTACTGATGATTTTTTCTGGGAACATGTCTCGGGGAGGCGTTCGCGGCGGCTTTGGCGGTCAAGCCTCTTTGACGGACCGTGATTACGAGGCCTTGCGTCGCGATGTTCCCGGGGTGGCGGCGGTCAGCCCGGAAGTGCGGGATTCCGCCCAAGTGATGGCCGGCAATCAAAACACGCGCGTCAACGTGACCGGGGTCAGCGAGGAATACGCCGACATCCGCGCTTGGAAATTCCTTTCGGGTGAGAACTTCACCGATGTGGATGTTCGGTCCGCGAACAAAGTCGCCTTGATCGGAAAGACCACCGCGACGACACTTTTCGGCGAGGGCATCGATCCGGTGGGCCAAATCATCCGGATCAAGAATGCCCCCTTTACCGTGGTGGGTTGGCTGGCTCCGAAAGGGGCCAACGCGTTTGGATCCGACCAGGATGACGTCGTCCTTGTTCCCTATACTAGTGCGATGAAGCGATTGACCGGCGACACGCGCTATCGATCCTTCAGCGTTCAACTGGAAAGTCCGCAAGCCATGACCGAGGCCACCAATGAAATTACCACCGTGCTCCGCCAGTTACACCAAATTACGTCGGACAAGGACGACGATTTCACCGTTCGCAGCCAGCAGGACATGAATGAGTTCATGAACGCGAACAATCGCATCATGACGGTGTTGATAGGGGCTTTCGCGGGAATCTCGCTCGTGGTGGGCGGCATCGGCATCATGAACATCATGCTGGTGAGCGTGACCGAGCGCACACGGGAGATCGGGATCCGGCTCGCGGTGGGGGCCAGGGCGCGGGACGTATTGCGCCAATTCCTGATCGAGGCCGTGGTGTTGAGTGTGGCGGGTGGTTCCCTGGGCATTGCCACAGGTTACTGGCTGGCGCCTCTGCTCACGAAGTTCGCGGGGTTTCCCACCTTGATTTCGAGCGGTTCCGTGGCGCTGGCTTTTGGCGTGAGCGCCGTGATTGGCGTGGTCTTCGGTTTTTTCCCCGCGCTCAAAGCCGCCAATCTCGATCCAATCGATGCCCTGCGCTACGAGTAA